CAGGACACTGCCGGAACCGGGATTTCACCAGCTTTCCCCATCTTCCATACAAGTGATTGCCTTGCCGCAAACGTGTGTGCTATGCCGTAACCAGTCGGTTATTTGTGCAAATTGCGTAAGGAGACTTTGGCAGAAAGCACGACTTCGCAGCGACGGTAACGATATCGGTCCTGCGTCGTGATGTAACCGATTGGTGATTTAGCAGCGGGGAGGCTGCGGATCGCGTCTGTTCCGGTAGCGGAACGATCACTGTTCATGGGAGGAAACCACATGACTTTTCGTATGCCACGCCGTCAGTTCCTGATGGGTACCTCGGCGCTTGCCGCCGCCGGCGCTTTCGGGCTTCGCCCCGCTTTCGCACAGGATGAGGCCCTGCGCCTGATCTGGTGGGGCGGCCAGGCCCGCGCCGACCGGACCCTCGCCGTTGCCGACGCCTATGCGGCGTCCACCGGCACGACCCCGCCCGAAGGCGAGTTCCTGTCCTGGAACGATTACTGGCCCAAGCTGGCCACCCAGGTCGCCGGTGGCACCGCCCCCGACGTCCTGCAGATGGACTACCGCTTCATCGTGGAATACGCCACGCGCAACGCCATTGCCCCGATGGATGATTACCTCGGCGGCGTGCTCAACCTCGACGATTTTGACGAGGATCAGCTCGAAGGCGGCAAGGTCGATGGCAAACTCTACGGCCTCAGCCTGGGCGCCAATTCGGTGGCCATGCTGGTCAATACCACGGCCTTCGAGGAAGCCGGCGTCGCCGTGCCGGATCGCGACTGGACCTATGATACGATGCGCGAGATCGGCGAAGCCTTCAAGGCTGCCAATATCCGTGGCGGCATGACGGGCATGTCCGACGGCTCGGGCTCCGAACCCATGCTGGACAACTGGATTCGCCAGCGCGGCAAGCCGCTCTATACGGCTGAAGGCAAGCTGGGCCCCAATGTCGACGACATGGTGGAATGGTTCACCATGTGGAACGAGTTCCGCGACGCGGGCTATATCAACTCCGCCGAAGACCAGGCCCTCGATACCGGCGCAGCCGAAGTCTCCATGGTCGCCCTCAACAAGGCCGCCATGATCCCGTCCAACTCCAACCAGTTGGTCATCCACCAGTCGATCAACCCCGATACGCTGACCATTACCAGCTATCCGCGCATCGCCGCCGGCGTTGGCGGCGGGCACTATCGCAAGCCGAGCCAGTTCTGGTCGATCTCGGGTGCGTCGCAGAACAAGGAAGCGGCCGCCGCTTTCCTCAGCTACTTCGTCAACGATGTCGAAGCCGGCAAGGTTCTAGGTGTCGAGCGCGGCATTCCCTGCTCGGCTGCGGTGCGCGACGCTGTCGCCCCGACGCTCAGCGAGCAGGATCAGATCGCGCTCAACTTCGTGGCCAATCTCGGCGACCTGCTTGGGCCGCTGCCTGCCTCCCCGCCGAATGCCGCGGGCGAAATCGACACCTCCCTGCTGCGCGTGCTCAGCCAGGAAGTGGGCTTTGGCGGCCGTTCGGCCGAAGATGCCGGCAAGTTCTTCGTCGATGAAGCGACGGCTATCCTGAACCGGGCTAGCTAACAATGGCCGTGAATGCGGCAGAAGCGGCTGTGCCTGATGCCGCATCCGGCAATTCGATCTGGTCGAGGGCGTGGCAAAACCACGCCCCCGGCTACCTCTTCCTCTTGCCATGGTTCATCGGCTTTTTCGGCCTGACGGTCGGGCCGATCATCACCTCCTTCTATCTCAGCTTCACCGATTTCGACCTGCTGACCCCCGCCGAATGGGTGGGCGTGGACAATTACGTGCGCATGTTCACCAATGACCGCAGCTTTGCGGCCTCGATGCGCGTGACCTTTTTCTTCGTGATCTTCTCGGTGCCGCTGAAGCTGGCTTTCGCCCTGGGCGTGGCCGTGCTGCTGAACCGGGGCATGAAAGGGCTGCCGCTCTATCGCGCGCTGTTCTACCTGCCGAGCCTGCTCGGCGCTTCGGTCGCCATCGCCATCCTGTGGCGCCAGATTTTCGCCCGTGACGGGCTGGTCAATGATGTCCTGTCCATTTTCGGCATTGTCGGCCCGAGCTGGATTTCCAATCCGAACTATTCGCTGTGGACGCTGATCATCCTGTCTATCTGGCAGTTCGGCTCGCCCATGATCATTTTCCTCGCCGGGCTGCGGCAGATTCCGCAGGACATGTATGAAGCGGCCAGCCTCGACGGCGCCGGCAAGTGGCGGCAATTCGTCAAGATCACGCTGCCGCTGCTGACCCCGGTCGTGTTCTTCAACGCCATCATCCAGACCATCGAGGCCTTCAAGAGCTTCACGCCGGCCTTCATCATTTCGGGCGGCACCGGCGCGCCGATCAATTCGACGCTGTTCTACACGCTCTACCTCTACAACGAGGCCTTCAGCTTCTTCCGCATGGGCTATGCCTCGGCTCTGGCCTGGTTCCTGCTGCTGCTGATCGCCTGCTTCACCGCCTTCTCGTTCCTCACCAGCAAGTATTGGGTGCATTATGACGATTGATGCCCAACGCCTGACCGTCGTGACCGGGCGGGATTCCGACGCGCAGCGCCTGCGCAAGCGCCTCATGAGCATCGGCGCCCATGTGCTGTTGATCGGCGCCTCCATCATCATGCTCTATCCGCTGCTCTGGCTGCTCTCGGCCTCGCTCAAGCCGCAGGAGCAGATCTTCACCTCGGGCATCTGGCCCACGATCGACTGGAGCATCGATTCCTACTTCCGCGGCTGGAACGGGCTGCGCACCAGCTTCTCCGTGTTCTTCATGAATTCCTTCGTGATCGCGGTGCTCAGCGTGGTGGGCAATCTGATTGCCTGCTCCATGGCCGCCTATGCCTTTGCCCGGCTGCGCTTCAAGGGCCGCAATTTCTGGTTCGCCATGATGCTGGGCACGCTGATGTTACCCAGCCAGGTGACGCTCATTCCCCAATATGTGCTGTTCCGCGACCTGGGCTGGATCAACACCATCCTGCCGCTGGTCGTGCCGAAATTCCTCGCCGTCGATGCCTTCTTCATCTTCCTGATGGTGCAGTTCTTCCGCGGCATTCCGCGCGAACTGGACGAGGCGGCAATGATGGACGGCTGCTCGCCCTGGCGTATTTTCTACAAGATCATGCTGCCGCTTTCGATGCCGGTGCTGGTGACGGTGTCCATCTTCACCTTCATCTGGACCTGGGACGATTTCTTCGCGCCGCTGATCTACCTCAACCGCATGCAGGACTATACCGTCATGCTCGGCCTGCGCACCTTCGTGGATTCCACCGGCGAGAGCGACTATGGCGGCCTGTTCGCCATGAGCGTGCTCTCGATCGTGCCGATTTTCCTGTTCTTCCTGTTCTTCCAGCGCCTGCTCATCGAGGGCATCGCCACTACCGGTATGAAACGCTAGACCTATGACATCAATCAAGTTTGCCGCCATCGGCATCAACCACAGCCATATCTACGGCCAGGTCGATTGCCTGAAGGATGCCGGCGCACAACTCACGGCCTTCCACGCCGTGGAAGACGATCTCGCCGCGGCTTTCGGGGCGAAATATCCCGAGGCCAAGCGCGTCGGCGATCCCCGGGCGATCCTCGAAGACCCCGATATTGCCGTGGTGCTGACCTCGGCCATTCCAGCCGACCGCGCGGCAATCTCGCTGGCCGCCATGCGGCACGGCAAGGATGTGCTGACCGACAAGCCGGGCATGACCACCTTTGCCCAGCTCGACGAGATCAGAAAAGTGCAGGCGGAGACCGGCCGCATCTATTCGGTGCTCTATTCCGAGCATTTCGAAGTGCGTGCCACGGTGGAAGCCGGCAATCTCATCGCCCAGGGCGCCATCGGCAAGGTCATCAACACGGTGGGCCTCGGTCCGCATGCGCTCAAGAACAATCCGCGCCCCGACTGGTTCTTCACCCGCTCGCGCTATGGCGGCATTCTCTGCGACATTGCCAGCCACCAATTCGAGCAGTTCCTGTTCTTCTCGGACGCCAATGATGCCGAAGTGATTTCGGCCAGCGTCGCCAATCGCGCCAATCCGGATCGGCCGGGCCTGCAGGATGTGGGCGATGTTCATCTCAGGACGGCAAATACCTCGGGCTATATCCGCGTCGACTGGTTCACCCCCAAGGGCCTGCCCACCTGGGGCGACGGGCGCCTGACCATCCTGGGCACCGAGGGCTATATCGAACTGCGCAAATATATCGATATTGCCGGCCGGCCGGGGCAGGACCACCTGTTCCTGGTCAACCACGAAGGCCCGCGCCATGTCGATTGCTCCCAGGTCGAGCGGCCCTTCGGCCGGCTGTTCCTCGACGACGTGCGCAACCGCACCGAGACCGCCATGCCGCAGGAGCGGTGTTTCAATGCCATGAAGCTGGCGCTGACCGCCCAGCAACTGGCCGAGCGCGGCACGGAGTGGGCGCAATGAGCAAGATCTTCAACGTCGCCGTGGTCGGTTGCGGCATCGGGCGCAGCCACATCGTCGAGGGCTACCTGCCCAATGCCGACAAGTTCAAGGTCAAGCTGCTCTGCGACCTCAATGCCGAGCGCATGGGCGCGGTGGCCGACGAATTCGCCATCACCAGGCGCATTGCCAGCTTCGATGAAGCGCTCGCCATGGACGATATCGACATCATCGATATCTGCACCCCGCCGGGCCTGCATTTCCCCATGGTCATGGCCGCGCTCAAGGCCGGCAAGCATGTCATCTGCGAAAAGCCGCTGGTGGGTTCGCTGGCCCAGGTCGATGCGGTCATGGAGCAGGAAAAGGCCAGCAAGGGCATGCTGATGCCGGTGTTCCAGTACCGCTTCGGCAATGGCATCGAGCAGGCCAAGGCCATTATCGATGCCGGCATTGCCGGCAAGCCCTTCATGGGTACGGTGGAAACGCTGTGGCGGCGCGACGCGCCCTATTATGCCGTGCCCTGGCGCGGCAAATGGGCCACCGAACTGGGCGGCGTGCTGATGGGCCATGCCATTCACCCGCATGACCTGTTCACCTATCTCATGGGCGATATCGAGCGTGTGTTTGGCCGCGTCGCCACCCGCGTCAATCCGATCGAGGTGGAAGACACCATTTCGGCCTCGCTGCAGATGAAGAATGGCGCCCTCGCCAGCCTCACCGCCACCCTCGGTTCGGCCGACGACACGACCCGCATCCGCCTCGCCTTCGAGAATGTCACCTTCGAAAGCGACCACGCCGCCTATAATCCGGGCGAAAAGCTCTGGAAGATCCAGCCGCGCAATCCCGAAACGGCAGCCAAGATCGATGCCCTGCTGAAGGATTGGCAGCATGTGCCATCGCGGTTCCAGACCCAGATGGCCCGCTTCCACGATGCCCTCACAGGCACCGGCCCGCTGCCGGTCACATCAGCGGATTCGCGCCGTTCGCTCGAACTGGTCACCGCCTTCTATCATTCGTCGGCAACCAACGAGGATGTCGTCCTGCCCATCGGCCCCGGCCATCCGCTTTACGAAAGCTGGGTTCCGGCCCAGTTCCGGGCGGCTTAGGAGTAAGAGCTCATGTCGACCCCCATCCAGCTCCGCCAGATCGTCAA
This sequence is a window from Devosia ginsengisoli. Protein-coding genes within it:
- a CDS encoding ABC transporter substrate-binding protein; amino-acid sequence: MTFRMPRRQFLMGTSALAAAGAFGLRPAFAQDEALRLIWWGGQARADRTLAVADAYAASTGTTPPEGEFLSWNDYWPKLATQVAGGTAPDVLQMDYRFIVEYATRNAIAPMDDYLGGVLNLDDFDEDQLEGGKVDGKLYGLSLGANSVAMLVNTTAFEEAGVAVPDRDWTYDTMREIGEAFKAANIRGGMTGMSDGSGSEPMLDNWIRQRGKPLYTAEGKLGPNVDDMVEWFTMWNEFRDAGYINSAEDQALDTGAAEVSMVALNKAAMIPSNSNQLVIHQSINPDTLTITSYPRIAAGVGGGHYRKPSQFWSISGASQNKEAAAAFLSYFVNDVEAGKVLGVERGIPCSAAVRDAVAPTLSEQDQIALNFVANLGDLLGPLPASPPNAAGEIDTSLLRVLSQEVGFGGRSAEDAGKFFVDEATAILNRAS
- a CDS encoding Gfo/Idh/MocA family protein is translated as MSKIFNVAVVGCGIGRSHIVEGYLPNADKFKVKLLCDLNAERMGAVADEFAITRRIASFDEALAMDDIDIIDICTPPGLHFPMVMAALKAGKHVICEKPLVGSLAQVDAVMEQEKASKGMLMPVFQYRFGNGIEQAKAIIDAGIAGKPFMGTVETLWRRDAPYYAVPWRGKWATELGGVLMGHAIHPHDLFTYLMGDIERVFGRVATRVNPIEVEDTISASLQMKNGALASLTATLGSADDTTRIRLAFENVTFESDHAAYNPGEKLWKIQPRNPETAAKIDALLKDWQHVPSRFQTQMARFHDALTGTGPLPVTSADSRRSLELVTAFYHSSATNEDVVLPIGPGHPLYESWVPAQFRAA
- a CDS encoding Gfo/Idh/MocA family protein, producing the protein MTSIKFAAIGINHSHIYGQVDCLKDAGAQLTAFHAVEDDLAAAFGAKYPEAKRVGDPRAILEDPDIAVVLTSAIPADRAAISLAAMRHGKDVLTDKPGMTTFAQLDEIRKVQAETGRIYSVLYSEHFEVRATVEAGNLIAQGAIGKVINTVGLGPHALKNNPRPDWFFTRSRYGGILCDIASHQFEQFLFFSDANDAEVISASVANRANPDRPGLQDVGDVHLRTANTSGYIRVDWFTPKGLPTWGDGRLTILGTEGYIELRKYIDIAGRPGQDHLFLVNHEGPRHVDCSQVERPFGRLFLDDVRNRTETAMPQERCFNAMKLALTAQQLAERGTEWAQ
- a CDS encoding carbohydrate ABC transporter permease, with translation MAVNAAEAAVPDAASGNSIWSRAWQNHAPGYLFLLPWFIGFFGLTVGPIITSFYLSFTDFDLLTPAEWVGVDNYVRMFTNDRSFAASMRVTFFFVIFSVPLKLAFALGVAVLLNRGMKGLPLYRALFYLPSLLGASVAIAILWRQIFARDGLVNDVLSIFGIVGPSWISNPNYSLWTLIILSIWQFGSPMIIFLAGLRQIPQDMYEAASLDGAGKWRQFVKITLPLLTPVVFFNAIIQTIEAFKSFTPAFIISGGTGAPINSTLFYTLYLYNEAFSFFRMGYASALAWFLLLLIACFTAFSFLTSKYWVHYDD
- a CDS encoding carbohydrate ABC transporter permease is translated as MSIGAHVLLIGASIIMLYPLLWLLSASLKPQEQIFTSGIWPTIDWSIDSYFRGWNGLRTSFSVFFMNSFVIAVLSVVGNLIACSMAAYAFARLRFKGRNFWFAMMLGTLMLPSQVTLIPQYVLFRDLGWINTILPLVVPKFLAVDAFFIFLMVQFFRGIPRELDEAAMMDGCSPWRIFYKIMLPLSMPVLVTVSIFTFIWTWDDFFAPLIYLNRMQDYTVMLGLRTFVDSTGESDYGGLFAMSVLSIVPIFLFFLFFQRLLIEGIATTGMKR